The Haliotis asinina isolate JCU_RB_2024 chromosome 3, JCU_Hal_asi_v2, whole genome shotgun sequence genome segment TGAAGTCAAGTGTTACAAAATTTCTGTTTGGTGATGATggcaatttctttgaaaggcattttagaagtttatTGCAGTGGGTGTGATGTTTCGCTGTAGACACTAACACCATATTTGATCAAGTGATGCCTGCCATTGTATGAGTGCATCGGAAGTGTGTAAGACTTGGGACCAGCATGCATGAAAATcaagttttatttttgtttcttaCATGAATGGTCATAGTATTAGTTTAGAATCTCATCTTGTAAAATATTGCCAGATAAGCAAGTTCTCCATGTAGTGTTGTAGATGTCATGTCTAAGTAACATGTCTGTGAGGCTATAGAGGTTAATAACTGAGTgttgtatatcagttgttgtaTGAAATAGCATTTAATCCTAGCATATTGTTATTTAACATAATGGAACATGAATAGTTAAGTGCAATAATCTGTTTCAGTGTGCAATATTCAAGAAATAGTTTGACTTTTGAAGTTTAGAAAGTGTATAGAAACgttacacaggtttgataattGATTTGTCATGGTAAATGTGTTGATACAGACCAAACTGCAATTTATTATATTTGACTGACAGTATCTTAAGGGCTGTAACAGTGCAATGACCTTAAGGCTGACACTCCAAGATTTTTGTGTAGAACATTCTTTCATcagtgaaaaaaatgtgcccatAAACCAAAAAACAAGTGTTGACAATCATTTGTTATACAGACGATCGGGTGAAATAGGATTTCTAAAATCCCCAAAttcaaaaatctgaaaaatatactTAAAGGTGTAAGtgcaatactgttcaaagcaatCTTAATCCACTCGTATGCTATTCATTCTGTTTTCAGAAATAGCTTTGAAATGTTGTGATTTTTGTGTAACAAATATTTGTGGTTACTGTGTATCTGATCTTTGTTATATTTACAGTGTGTTGATTTTTGTTGAATTTAAAGAATAATATAAATTCAACATGGAAAAAGTGAAATTAAAAAACATCTGAAGTTAACAGTGTCTTGTTATCACACACAAggacatgagtgagtgtggttttcctcttctttttgcaatattccagcagtatcacagcaggaAACGCCAGACAAGCTTTGCACCTTATGTCGGCAATCCAACTCGGGTCTTCAGGGTGAAAacccaacactttaaccactaggctacaccaccgccccacGGGGACATGACATTGTCTGGCTCTTCACTTGCGCTGATCTCAAGCAATTGAGAATCTTTCTGTTTTCTCACCTCCTTTACTTGTTGGGTCTTCTGCCTCACACTTCGATACAACATCCAGACAAAGAGAAGATTTACACTAACATAGATAAGACTACAGGCGGGCTTATTGTACGGAGTGGTTTctaaaatatactggacaaaataatttagggatAATGGAcgttttatgattgatatttcatcagattgtcaatgaataaatagatcattagtcataatttcaaaatttacgtatATAGCTAACTGTTTGTGTCCAGTGTATGATGTTTATGCTGACTCACCTACGTTCCAACAATGTCAAACTAGCTCTCCTaccacgaagcaacctttactaaaggtttctcccattctttaacattgcattaAGCCGACATTAGTGATTTACGATTACCTTAGTGCTATGTGAAAGGAGGTCCTGGTCTTTATAAATGACATGGGGCCAAAACAGACCATTGGTTTGTAGGTGCAGTGACACAGAGGCTACCCTGCCAAACCATTGTACTTGACAATGATGGGTTACTGGGAACGTGGTCTGTCTAAATTACTGCCCATCAGAACCTTGTTGGAGTATGTATTATGAATTGCGACAACTTTAAGTAATGTAGCAGGTGTATTCGTCGAAggaaaatacacacaaaaaaccaacaacaacaaaacaaaacagagatCCATATCCTATTAGTGGCTTGTTTCCAGGGGCTGTTACAGTTTTTGGAGAAAGCGggtgatggtgtgtgtgtgtgtgcgtgcgtgcgtgcgtgtatgcgCGTTttcgcgtgcgtgtgtgtagcAAAAGTCATCCTCTCCATGTTAATAATGCCGAAGGACATATTTACAAATCTGTCGCACGTATATCAACATGGCCATATTGTCAAGCAACTTGTCCCTTAGATATTCAGCTTTCACAATCACAATTAATAATGAGTGCAAAACGagataaatattaatcagtaagCTGCCAAACAACGTTGTTGACATTTAGCATTACAAAGCAAGACGGCCAATACCTAATGCATTGAGAAGGTGAGCCTGCAGTAGTACCGCCATTTATCATTACCCGCAGCTTCACACTAACGACAGCCATCGACAAATCTTTCTGAAAGTACCGTATTGGCTGACTGACATTCTTCAGTCCTTCATCCCTTTTCCTTACAAATTCAAACGGATATTGCTTTGACTTAATACCTGGAGGCCACGGGAATCTTTAATCTGCTCCATAGAGTTCCTAATTGTTCCGGGTAACACACAAACCAACCGCCGTTCAAATGCATAGATCgatctttattttttttcagactcCAAAATCTTGTGATTTATCAGCCATTAGGTGGAAATATAATGGAATTGCCTTATATATCTGTTCACTTTTTCATTTATACCTTGCGAGCTTTGTGCTGCCACATTTACTGAAATGCACAACTAGATTTACCTGTGTTGGCGCAACGAGTGTACCATGCTGGTGGTGTTCgttttaatgtttgtttattcaGGTAAGATTAACTGTTATTTAAGAATTTTGGCAAACCATCGCTTATATAAAATCATACAAAAAATTATACAAGATCTTGACAACACTATCTTTCACATAAGTTTTCGATAATTTCCAAAGTCATAACATGTTAATTTGGTATTTATAGTGATCATGGCTTTATAAAATGATATGTAGTGTCAACTATACATGATATTGAAATCATCTTCAACTAAAAGCTATCGATAATTTCCAAATTCACGTATTACAAATATGACCAAGTAATATTATTTTTCTGATTCCATAAAGGTATGTTATTCTGATTCTTACAAGAATTGTTATATATTCTGACACTTGTTATATTAAACTATGGCTTGAGTATAATTCCATCACCATGCTTATCGTGCGAGTCGAataggtggtcaagctcgctgacgtggttgacacattccATCGTATCCTAACTGAtccattgatgctcatgctgctgatcactggattgtttggtccagattcaattatttacagacagccgccatagagctggaatgttgctaaatgcggcgtaaaactaaactcactcactctggtccCTTGTTGGGTTTATACCGACTGATTCATGTAGCAATAAAAGCAGACAGTTGCTACATTAACTGTTGTCTTGGCTCTTGAACTAACATATATTCTATTTGCACATGACCATTTGTTATATGACACTAACCTTGGCTAGTATAATAGTAGGTCAAATGATTTCCGTATCTTCAACCAATGTAGACATATCATAacactgaagtgaaaatatcaGAATTCTAGAgtcacacgcacacgcacacgcacacgcacacgcacacgcacacgcacacgcacacgcacacaaatcTGTTGCGTCAAATCTGACTGAGAGAATGTATGTTAATTTTTTGGAACCAGCGATACTTCTGAATTCGGACGCCACTGATTGTAACGCAACTGACGAATTCACCTGGGACAACGCCAGCTACAGCTTCTTCTTCGACTGCTACGTCACATACGACCATGCAGTGGACGAATGTAACAATACAGGAATGCAGATTCTTCGACTCAAGACGACAAAAGAGGTGCAATACCTTTCTTCAGTTATTGTCAAACAAGGGTAAGTAGAACAGTAACTTTGGTGGCTTTTCTTCTCACCAGAAGAAGGCTGCGGGATAGTCGCGCGGGTAAAGCAGAGACTATATCATATTATATATATGGTCTCaggtcgctcgtcacgccgaaaactcgggttcgattcccacataggtacgatgtgtgaagcccgtttcggGTGTTCCCCTCcttgatattgccggaatattgcaaagagcagctttaaaccatactcacttataATGGAATGGTACTCAACAGCAGATGTTCCGGAAGATCGTAACGGTGGCTGTATTAAACCAAAGAGGTCCGGATTAGTAAAGATATTGGAAGTGATGGGACGACAGATCGGAGTGTCATATGACGTCGATAAGTCAGAATCATTTGGTTGAGACATTACAAGTCCAGAGGGGTGGAGAGAATACTGTAGATACCATATTCAAACCGCGAAAAGAAATCTACAGTCGTCAAACGTCAGTGCTAGCGAATGAAAAGGTACTAACGGTCGTCTGGAAACAAATGAAGGGGAACGtcttaaatattttgttcaagaCAAAACCCGCAATCTCCACCATGTCGTAACTGGgatttgggtgttagtaaaccCTCTGACCAGTCACCCGTTACGATGACCGTTCTGCATTACTGGGGTGCTGCCAGCTCTGGTGGCATACTCGCTTGGTCCGTCCGGGCTGCTACATCTTGGAATAAGTGGTCTAACGACCGGGACTCCTAACTAACACATAGCATTCATGTACTGGCGCTCGGGCATACAATGGATAATTCAACACAAGGTTCTATACTAACATCGGTTTACTTGATCCCTCCCTTCATAACAATCTGACGTGGCCTGGACAGCGTAGGACAAGCTCTTTACCGATCAATCGGGATGTGAACGTTCTGCTGACCCTCAACCCGCACAGCACCTTGCACACTTTTTAGTGCTGAcggtatctttttaaggtgttcgagccCCCACCCTTATCACATGACCCTCTACAATCTCTCTGATTCgttagaagttacatcattGCCTGGTCTCATATCGTACCTCGTGATTGGAAATCTCCCTTAATTCTAATCAGTGACTCAGCTTTAATTGCTACTTGACGAATCTATTCTGTTCTGTTGTTTGACATTTATTCCCCTTTTTCCATCCCTTAATCTAATACCCAGTAGTAATAACATTGCTGCTATGCCGAACTAACCGCAAATCTCAATAATGGATGTGTAATTCGTTTCTTGTATACAAatgcaattttcaccttataGCAGTAGGTTACAGACTGTGGAGTTCTTTAATTGTGTTAGTGATAGCTGTTTTCTAACCAATAACTAACGTTAATGACATTCACTAACATGGACCTTATTTGAAATCACATGTCtgtattgtatccatgttgacATGTAGATCATATTGTCTGACAGATACAGCCCAGGGGTCTGGGTTTCGGGGATCTGTCCTGACATTGGAACGGCTCCCAACGTGGACTTTATGTGCGCCAAGTTCTCGGCCAACATCACCGACGAGGTCACCAGGGGCTACGTAGTTTTAACTTCTCAGTGTCACGACAGCCTCGGATGGATATGTGAGGGCAAAACAGGTACGAAGTGAAATCCTTGTAATCAGTAACTgggatttattttgttttaaaccGAGCTGTCTGGACAAaacgatccagtgatcgatacGGTTAAGGAATACATACTTCAGTGTCCGATGCTGCGACCAACGATCAGGCCACGAAAAGTGAGGAAAGAAGAGAGTGAGAGCAGCTACTACATGTCCGCTGTCATCACAACCTGTCGCCTTTCGACAGGGGTTAACAGTCCGCGCACGGATTCGGGATTTGGGATTCAGATCCTGaatctgaatatatttttctcATTTGGGATTCGAATCTCTAACCTGAAAAAAATCACATTCGTTTCGAATCCCGAGTATGAAAAAACTACTCAGATACGGGATTTGAAACCCCAATCCCCAATCCCCTACCAAACTAAACATTAAGATTTGGGATTCGAATGTGAAAAAATGCAGAGTCGGGATTCAAATTTCTATATGTGGAAACAAAaatcagattcgggattcgaaggTTGCCAAGGTTTACCAGGTGTTTCACCAGTAACTAAAAgatctagattttcgaagctctcttagcgctaagatgccagatattaacattaacttacgactatcttagcgctaagagggctTCGAAAATTAAGGCCCTGTCCTCGGCGTACCAGGAGTTGTTCACTGTAGTAGAAATGTCAGCCTTGCAGGAGTGTGGTCATTGGGTCGATCCAAACAACCACGATCAGTAGCATGTGAGCGTTCACTGTCGATAAAATGTAATGATTTTCCTCTAATCTGAACAGATTTGTAGTCTTCAGTGGTTTGAAATCACCTTTATGTTTTTGTCCCTCGGAACACATCAACATTCTTCTTTTCATGTCGCTTGACATGTCGGCAGTGGCCCTTGTCACGTGGAAACATGACAGAGTACTGGTGCCAAACAATCGGCGAGAATATATCCAGTCAGTATTCTTTCACTGACTGGTTGCGTATGTAGCCGTAGCCAGTGACGTGGTACAGACTGATGAATTGTTCCTGTCATTTATATCTGATCCCTAATATATTGTCTCTGTTATTTTGGGCTGACTTGAATGTGATTCTGTTGGGTGTACATTTACAATAAAAACACTGTCGAATGAGAATTTCCATGTTAGGTGTTATTGTACAGGCAATAAAACAGCTTGTTGCTGAAAGAACCCTTTTTCAAAAAGGTTTGGCTCTTGAGGCATTAGTATCTGGCAAActatattttattattctttATCATTCTCTTACAGTTAACCGTATATGTCGTAATTATTTTCCAGACGTCCACCCATGTCCACcagcaacaacaccaacaacaccgGCAAcaccaacagcagcaacaacaccaGCCGCAGCAACAACACCACACACAACAGgtgcagcaacaacaacatcgTCTGCAACACCACAAACAACACCAGCAACAACACCTgtagcaacaacaacaataccAGCAGAAGCAACAACAGCATCAGCGACAGCAACACCACCAGccacaacaccaccaccagcaacaACACCATCTTCAACAACAGCACAAACAACGACAGCAACAACACCAGTACCAACAACAATACTAGCAgaagcaacagcagcaacagcaacaccaCCAGCAACACCATCTTCAACAACACCTGCAACAACAGCACAAACAACGCTAGCAACAACACCTgtagcaacaacaacaataccAGCAGAAGCAACAACAGCATCAGCGACAGCAACACcaccagcaacaacaacaacaccagcaACAACACCATCTTCAACAACTCCAGCAACAACAGCACAAACAACGACAGCAACAACAGTACCAACAACAATACCAGCAGAAGCAACAGCAGCGACAGTAACACCACCAGCAACAACACCATCTTCAACAACACCAGCAACAACAGCACAAACAACGCTAGCAACAACACCAGCAACAGATACGACGTCGTATACATCGGCCTTAGTCCGGACAGGTAATAAAATGCTATCAATATTAATCGAACTGAATTAATTTCCACGTCAAAGATATGAAAGTATTACTAGACTGAGACTAGACTGCTAATGTAACCCTAACTCACCTACATGGTTGTGGAGTAGCCTCGTGGTGAAAGCGATAGTTAGCTGTTTacctgggtacagtgtgtgaagcccatttctgatgttcccagCCTTAAtgttactggaatgttgctcaaacagcacaaaactaaactcagtcacttttTTACGATTTAAATAGCTGAATAGCATGACCATACATTGTTTATACTGCTTGCAGCCTCAATAATCTAAAGCTAGTACACATTGCGGTGTGATGTTACGGTCACCGATGGTAAATGTTGATTTGTGATGTTACGGTCActgttatgtacatgttgttTTTGTGATGTTACGGTCATTGttgtgtaaatgttgttttgtgatGTTACGATCactgtacatgttgtataaaTGTTGTTATGTGAAGCTACTGTCCATATTGTGTAAATGTTGCTTTGTGATATTACGGTCATCGTTGTGTAAATGCTGTTATGTAAAGTAACTGTCCATGTTGTGTAAATGTTGTTATGTGAAGCTACTGTCCATATTGTGTAAATGTTGCTTTGTGATATTACGGTCATCGTTGTGTAAATGTTGTTATGTAAAGTAACTGTCCATGTTGTGTAGATGTTGTTTTGTGATGTTACGGTCATTGTTGTGTACATGTTCTTTTGTCATCTTACGATCATtgttgtgtatacatgtatgttctttTGTCATGTTACGGTCATTGTTGTATAAATGTTGTTATGTGAAGCTACTGTCCAAGTTGTGTAAGTGTTGATGTGTGATGTTGCGGTCACTGTTGTGTAAGTGTTGCTGTGTGACGTTACGCTCACtgttgtgtatgtgttgatgtgtgacGTTACGGTCACTGTTGTGTATGTGGTGCTGTGTGACGTTACGGTCACTGTTGTATAAGTGGTGCTGTGTGACGTTACGCTCACTGTTGTGTATGTGTTGCTGTGTGACGTTACGGTCACtgttgtgtatgtgttgatgtgtgacGTTACGGTCACTGTTGTGTATGTGGTGCTGTGTGACGTTACGGTCACTGTTGTGTAAGTGGTGCTGTGTGACGTTACGCTCACTGTTGTGTATGTGTTGCTGTGTGACGTTACGGTCACTGTTGTGTATGTGCTGCTGTGTGACGTTACGGTCACTGTTGTGTATGTGTTGCTGTGTGACGTTACGGTCACTGTTGTGTAAGTGCTGCTGTGTGATGTTACGGTCACTGTTGTGTATGTGTTGCTGTGTGACGTTACGGTCACTGTTGTGTATGTGCTGCTGTGTGACGTTACGGTCACTGTTGTGTATGTGTTGCTGTGTGACGTTACGGTCACTGTTGTGTAAGTGCTGCTGTGTGACGTTACGCTCACTGTTGTGTATGTGCTGCTGTGTGATGTTACGGTCACTGTTGTGTAAGTGTTGCTGTGTGACGTTACGGTCACTGTTGTGTAAGTGCTGCTGTGTGACGTTACGCTCACTGTTGTGTAAGTGTTGCTGTGTGACGTTACGCTCACTGTTGTGTAAGTGCTGCTGTGTGACGTTACGGTCACTGTTGTGTATGTGCTGCTGTGTGACGTTACGGTCACTGTTGTGTAAGTGCTGCTGTGTGACGTTACGGTCACTGTTGTGTAAGTGCTGCTGTGTGACGTTACGCCCACTGTTGTGTATGTGTTGCTGTGTGACGTTACGGTCACTGTTGTGTAAGTGCTGCTGTGCGACGTTACGCCCACTGTTGTGTATGTGTGCTGTGTGACGTTACGGTCACTGTTGTGTAAGTGCTGCTGTGTGACGTTACGCCCACTGTTGTGTATGTGTTGCTGTGTGACGTTACGGTCACTGTTTTGTACGCTGTTTTGTGATGCTGTTGTGAATGCAGTGTGTATTTAGCCTGTCATAAAGACCCCGAGACCAAAATACTCACCGCTGCTCATGCAATATGTGTCAGGTCTAGATCAAAATTATGGAAAGATTTCTAAGTtcctttttgtatattttattaatattgataagaaactatttttctgtaaagtgtGTTGGCTAGATCCTATGAGTGTAGCAATGTGAGGTAAAGGTCCTTACGATGGACAGTACGGTCTCTTTTGTGAGTGTTGATCCTTGTGACGTTCCTGGTACTTAAGAATGTTCCGGTGCGATGCGTCAGACCAATCATTTGGAGCGTTGCTTCGTGATGCGTATGGATCGGACAGGAGAGTCTTGCGCCCATCAAAATCAGGCTCTGCTTGTTGCCCTGTGTTCTGTTTGACAATGTACAACCCGCGGTTGTAAAAGTGCCACTGATTAAATTCAACGCATCTCCGGGAACTGCACGAACTGGACATTAATTATGACAAAGCTTCTTCACGTGGCATATATGAAGTTTCAGgtgctaaataaaaaaaaaacaatcataACTTTTAGACGGAACTACACAACCTACCAAATAGCCAAGAAGTGACGCATAACAAACGGGAACACAAGAATCTACATGTGTTTAGTTTGTATTAGCTTACTGTGCACAATTAACTTATGGCACACCAGTCAGGGAGTGAGTTCAgggaacccgggtcatcggcgttacgagcgaagatttaaccactaggctgcccctaGTAGCGTGCGTGTGTAATACTGATATATACATGAGAATCTATTTACCATGCAGCATGTGGAGAGCCGCAGGAGACCCGGCAGGCTTTGAACCAGTATTTTATCTTTGGTATGTGTGAACAACCCATCTCTGCAGCCATCCACCAATGCTCTGCCCACAACTCGTCCCTGGCCGTTCTGGTGTCGGAAGATGAGCTACAGTACCTTGCTGCTCTCATCGGAGGACGAAGGTTGTAACAGCGTatatgtttggggttttttatcCAAAATGTGTGGGATCATACAGGTTGAAATGCATCGTATCGAaaatgcatagatcgatgctcatgttgtcctGTGGAGTGTCTGCTCCAGACTAGATTACTGACCATACAGcgagaatattactgagtgcaggtTTAAACAACCAACCTTGCAACCGATCATGTATGTCGATCAAACAGATCCAAGATTAACAACATGCCCTATTCTTGTCCATCTGATACTTTCCAAGTACGATTTCTACTTTCCTTTCTCACTTTAAACTGTGCGGGCCTTTTGACTCTTTTGTGGTCCtactttcagaaatgaaaaTTCAATCTTAAGCGGTTTTCCTACAGTTCACAAAACCTTCCAACAATAAATTAAGCATTGTATTGTTTGTTCAGTCATATTCCAGTTTTGTGCCCTTATACAGTTTATGTCTTTCAGAAACGGAAGTTGGTCATTTTGGATTGGTGGACTAATGCAGACCGGAAATTGTGTCATTGTCTTCCTTGACCAAACAGCTATAGCCAACATCACTAAAAGGAAGATCACGATTAGCATCGGCCACAACTGTCACGAGTCTCATGTGTTCGTCTGCAAAACCATGACCGGTACGTGCAAGCGAATGATACAGTGAATGcatgttttaattttctaaattTAATGTATACTAGAAAAGATGCGAATTGGGTATTAGGCCACTTTGAGTGTCTGTGTTATACAATGGTGTCAGTTTAAGGCGCAAGCTCGACGTGATCGCTCAACATCGGTTGACTATCAATAGCACTGCGTTTTAATCACTGAAATGAGTCAGGGTATGAAATCATTATGGTCAGTTGATTGAAAACGTTGAACATTGTCTTCGGTTAAGTTTAGAAATTGCTCCTCCATAGCCGCAAACACGTTTTAGGAACCCGGATGTTAATTTTGTTAAACATTCTCTGAGTAATCAATAGTAAACTAGACCATGGTACAGGCGAGTGGACAGGCTTGCCTTTGGAAGATGCTATACCCTTTTCGTAATGGTATTATGGGGGCGTTGGAGTAGACTTGTAGTTAAACATTTCgcctgtcacgccgaagacctgggttcgactccctacttgggtacaatgtgtgaatcccatttctggtgttactgCTGGAACCTTGCTAAAGTTatattcactcattcagtcactcatgTTATTGCTGTTTTTCAGACTCCACGCATGAGAATCTTGTCCTGCAGCGGAGACAACGAGGCACGGTAATGGACCATCGGCCAACGGCTGTATTTCTTGGTTCTGTTGCTGTCGCTGTGATGGCGGCCGTGCTTCTGTTTGTTGTCGTCATTGACGTACCGAATTTGGTCGCTGACGTGAGAAGGGCCAAGCAGAATGTAAAACGATTCACAACACATTCGACCAACAAAGCACAACCAAAAGACGTTACCAAGACAACGCCTTAATGGACATATTGATGCCGTTGTTCTGAAATACAAGGCAATCATTACAATTATATCCTCCCAGTTTAATAAAATGAGTGTTTATCATTAAATTTGAAAACAGATGTATGTGCGTTGTCTATGGCAGTTATTGTAATTGTGAAATTTTTAGTAACGTTGAATATTTCTTCCGCTTTCACATGAAAGCATCATTAGCAGAAAGTTTCATATTGGCATTGCCAAGTTTTTCatactgaatacaataatagatCAAACACAAGAAGCGTACTAAATATCAACATAACATGTTCATGTCGGATGGAAATGGAAACTTCGGGGTCATGCAAACGTGATGCAAATCTCACACGTTATCCTTATACAAAATGGTGAAGCATGCCAGTTtaggtgagttagtgagtttagttttaaatcgcactaagcaatattccagatgtgtggcgtcggtctgtatataatggagtttggaccagacaatccaatgatcaacagcaaaaTCATTGatccacgcaactgggatacgatgatgtgtcaaccaatcacgTCAGCGAGgttgaccacccgaccccgttagtcgccttttacgacagaCATGGGTTACTACAGATcgcttctaacccggatctttacaggTCACACGAGCATGGGTACAGTGATAACACACGGTACAGTGATAACACACGGTACAGTGATAACACACGGTATAGTGATAACACATGGTACAGTGATAACACACGGTATAGTG includes the following:
- the LOC137278764 gene encoding LIM domain-containing protein A-like: MIGLTHRTGTFLSTRNVTRINTHKRDRTVHPHIHNSGRNVAQQHLHNSDRNVTQQHIHNSGRNVTQQHLHNSDRNVTQQHLHNSDRNVTQQHIHNSDRNVTQQHLHNSERNVTQQHLHNSERNVTQQHLHNSDRNVTQQHLHNSDRNITQQHIHNSERNVTQQHLHNSDRNVTQQHIHNSDRNVTQQHIHNSDRNVTQQHIHNSDRNITQQHLHNSDRNVTQQHIHNSDRNVTQQHIHNSDRNVTQQHIHNSERNVTQHHLHNSDRNVTQHHIHNSDRNVTHQHIHNSDRNVTQQHIHNSERNVTQHHLYNSDRNVTQHHIHNSDRNVTHQHIHNSERNVTQQHLHNSDRNITHQHLHNLDSSFT
- the LOC137276684 gene encoding uncharacterized protein; translation: MCEQPISAAIHQCSAHNSSLAVLVSEDELQYLAALIGGRRNGSWSFWIGGLMQTGNCVIVFLDQTAIANITKRKITISIGHNCHESHVFVCKTMTDSTHENLVLQRRQRGTVMDHRPTAVFLGSVAVAVMAAVLLFVVVIDVPNLVADVRRAKQNVKRFTTHSTNKAQPKDVTKTTP